In one Lolium rigidum isolate FL_2022 chromosome 3, APGP_CSIRO_Lrig_0.1, whole genome shotgun sequence genomic region, the following are encoded:
- the LOC124697172 gene encoding serine/threonine-protein kinase MPS1-like: MEMRGNFLRPPAAEDTVKSATFPNIGDTNCTNLSSSTGSSSSSLSLDPPDFLSQIHAACKRQRPPDLFNLNLPQVQRSSSHRGQPVSCCPEARADKAGPSPSVTQNSEGTAMQKQRGVLRASRLQNVVPDQKNVITTAVLPASNQNELLMTPSMLSTVTDTHNQIGSQNDQQKGGIDLSVDRNKSSLNVSSSQMTSRNASVGIGFKKEQFYSVGDPHLTSQSDIVGVTTDSRMDSMFSYLHSVSLTAGDDFPVAQATHDQHGENQKLEIAGAASEMDVKYDAANLSQIGVEEASNQNHGEPTTRCSVIGSSVTAISLYSGQNTRVPRNNQYASPMQMPECTVESSAAIPGSVPPKQQAAAIPSSAGDWNPPNQQVPNLANYAMDKPTSGNENGLPSQGQRLPANDQSTSARDGCTSQASGSQKERRKNNYDPNLFIKVNGKMYQKLGKIGSGGSSEVHKVISKECAIYALKKIKLRGRDYPTAYGFCQEIEYLNNLKGKSNIIQLIDYEVTDKKLLKEGCVSPRDGRINDDQYIYMVLEFGEIDLAHMVAQKWKERNSTTMKIDENWLRFYWQQMLEAVNTIHEERIVHSDLKPANFMLVRGSLKLIDFGIAKAIMNDTTNIQRDSQVGTLNYMSPEAFMCNEQDSGGNVVKCGRPSDIWSLGCILYQMVYGKTPFADYKTFWAKFKAVTDRNHVISYEPVDNPWLIDLMQRCLAWDRDERWRIPQLLQHPFLVPLVPGHLPRIDRDPCNLLMERFRVHCANPEVSRLCSELQVVIAKLEEDQGSPTAKHSPEKG, from the exons CAGCGCAGTTCAAGCCACCGCGGGCAACCCGTGTCCTGCTGTCCGGAGGCGAGGGCCGACAAAGCTGGTCCCAGCCCTTCTGTTACCCAGAATTCTGAAGGAACCGCTATGCAGAAGCAAAGAGGCGTGCTGCGGGCCTCCAGGTTGCAGAATGTGGTGCCTGATCAAAAGAATGTTATCACCACAGCCGTATTACCTGCATCAAATCAAAACGAGCTGCTGATGACACCTTCCATGTTGAGTACTGTCACAGACACCCATAACCAGATTGGCAGTCAGAACGACCAGCAGAAGGGTGGAATCGATCTGTCGGTGGATAGGAATAAGTCGTCGCTTAACGTTTCGTCTTCTCAGATGACATCTCGAAATGCATCGGTGGGCATAGGTTTCAAGAAAGAGCAGTTTTATTCAGTTGGTGATCCACACTTAACTTCTCAGA GTGATATTGTAGGAGTCACTACTGACAGTAGAATGGACAGTATGTTCTCTTATCTGCATTCTGTTTCATTGACAGCAGGGGATGATTTTCCTGTGGCTCAAGCAACCCATGATCAACACGGGGAAAATCAGAAGCTTGAGATAGCCGGTGCGGCAAGTGAGATGGATGTCAAGTATGATGCAGCAAATTTGTCTCAAATAGGCGTCGAAGAGGCTTCTAATCAGAATCATGGAGAGCCAACGACCCGTTGCTCTGTCATTGGTTCTTCTGTCACTGCTATATCACTGTATTCAGGGCAAAATACGCGAGTTCCTCGGAACAACCAATATGCTTCACCAATGCAGATGCCTGAATGTACAGTGGAATCATCTGCAGCTATACCAGGCAGTGTCCCTCCAAAACAGCAAGCAGCTGCAATACCATCAAGTGCTGGTGATTGGAACCCCCCAAACCAGCAGGTTCCTAATCTGGCCAATTATGCCATGGACAAACCAACTTCTGGCAATGAAAATGGTTTGCCATCCCAAGGCCAACGATTACCTGCAAACGACCAATCTACGTCTGCCAGGGATGGTTGTACTTCACAAGCAAGTGGGAGCCAGAAGGAGCGCCGAAAAAACAATTATGATCCTAACCTTTTCATTAAGGTGAATGGGAAAATGTATCAGAAACTTGGTAAAATAGGATCTGGGGGCAGCAGTGAAGTTCACAAAGTTATTTCAAAGGAGTGTGCAATATATGCCCTGAAAAAGATCAAGCTTAGAGGTCGTGACTACCCTACTGCCTATGGCTTTTGCCAAGAAATTGAATACCTGAACAATTTGAAAGGAAAGAGTAACATCATACAGTTAATTGATTATGAG GTCACTGATAAAAAATTACTTAAGGAAGGTTGTGTCTCACCTCGGGATGGAAGAATTAATGATGACCAATACATTTACATGGTCCTTGAGTTTGGAGAAATTGATTTAGCACATATGGTTGCTCAAAAGTGGAAGGAAAGGAACAGCACAACTATGAAGATAGATGAAAACTGGCTGCGGTTTTATTGGCAG CAAATGCTTGAAGCAGTCAATACGATACATGAGGAACGGATAGTGCACTCCGATCTGAAGCCTGCCAATTTTATGCTTGTGAGGGGATCTCTGAAACTAATCGACTTCGGCATTGCCAAAGCTATAATGAATGATACGACAAACATTCAACGTGATTCCCAG GTAGGAACACTTAACTACATGTCACCTGAAGCATTCATGTGCAATGAGCAAGATTCAGGCGGGAATGTTGTCAAGTGTGGACGCCCATCTGATATTTGGTCCCTTGGCTGTATTCTTTACCAGATGGTGTATGGCAAGACGCCATTTGCGGATTACAAGACATTCTGGGCCAAGTTTAAAGCCGTCACAGATAGGAACCATGTGATCAGCTACGAACCTGTCGACAACCCCTGGCTCATTGATCTGATGCAGAGGTGCCTTGCCTGGGACCGAGACGAACGGTGGAGAATACCTCAGCTGCTTCAGCACCCGTTTCTTGTTCCTCTGGTGCCAGGGCATTTGCCTCGCATCGATCGTGATCCGTGCAATTTGCTGATGGAGAGGTTCAGAGTGCACTGCGCCAATCCTGAGGTTTCCAGACTTTGTTCCGAGCTTCAGGTTGTGATTGCGAAGCTCGAGGAGGACCAAGGCAGTCCAACCGCTAAACATAGTCCAGAGAAAGGTTGA